The following proteins are encoded in a genomic region of Candidatus Neomarinimicrobiota bacterium:
- the rpsG gene encoding 30S ribosomal protein S7 codes for MMRRRRPEKRSILPDPVHNDVGVARFINYLMERGKKGLSEKILYGAFDIIKQKTKSDPLELFKKAIENVGPIVEVKSKRVGGATYQVPIEVRANRRQALAYRWIISFAKKRSQKTMSEKLAAELIGAANNEGGSIKKREDTHRMAEANKAFAHFR; via the coding sequence CTGATGCGTAGACGTAGACCAGAAAAACGAAGTATTTTGCCCGATCCAGTCCACAATGATGTGGGTGTTGCCCGTTTTATCAACTATTTGATGGAACGCGGAAAAAAAGGACTGAGTGAAAAGATTCTTTATGGTGCTTTTGACATTATCAAGCAAAAGACCAAGAGTGATCCATTAGAGCTTTTTAAGAAAGCGATAGAGAATGTTGGTCCCATTGTAGAAGTAAAATCCAAACGTGTTGGTGGAGCAACCTATCAGGTTCCCATCGAAGTCCGTGCAAACAGACGGCAGGCTTTGGCTTATCGCTGGATCATTTCTTTCGCAAAAAAACGTTCTCAAAAGACCATGTCCGAAAAATTAGCTGCCGAATTGATTGGTGCTGCTAATAATGAGGGCGGTTCGATCAAGAAACGCGAAGATACTCACCGTATGGCCGAGGCTAACAAAGCCTTCGCTCACTT
- the rpsL gene encoding 30S ribosomal protein S12 codes for MPTINQLVRKGRKSLVKKKKAPALKSCPQKRGVCTRVYTTTPKKPNSALRKVARVRLANGYEVTAYIPGEGHNLQEHSIVLIEGGRVKDLPGVRYHIIRGTLDTAGVENRRTSRSRYGAKRPKS; via the coding sequence ATGCCCACGATTAATCAATTGGTGCGCAAAGGTAGAAAAAGCCTTGTGAAGAAGAAAAAAGCACCAGCACTTAAGTCATGTCCCCAAAAAAGGGGCGTGTGTACCAGAGTTTATACGACTACCCCGAAAAAGCCTAACTCGGCTCTTCGAAAGGTAGCCCGTGTTCGTTTAGCTAACGGGTATGAAGTAACCGCTTACATCCCTGGCGAAGGCCATAATTTACAGGAACACTCCATCGTTTTGATCGAAGGTGGTCGTGTAAAGGATTTACCAGGTGTGCGGTACCACATTATTCGTGGCACATTGGATACTGCCGGAGTTGAAAACCGGAGAACAAGTCGTTCACGCTATGGCGCAAAACGACCCAAATCATAA